In Halopseudomonas nanhaiensis, a single window of DNA contains:
- the cueR gene encoding Cu(I)-responsive transcriptional regulator, with amino-acid sequence MNISQAANVSGLTPRMIRHYEKIGLLPLADRSPAGYRRFNERDLHTLRFIQRARSLGFSMEEVGQLLALWQDRERSSAEVKALADRHLQDLDEKIAGLQGMRDTLAELATCCRGDHRPNCPILARLAEDQPVNE; translated from the coding sequence ATGAACATTAGTCAGGCAGCAAACGTCAGCGGCTTGACGCCGCGGATGATTCGTCATTATGAAAAGATAGGACTGCTGCCCTTGGCAGACCGCAGTCCGGCGGGTTATCGCCGATTCAATGAGCGTGATCTGCACACCCTGCGTTTCATCCAGCGAGCGCGCAGCCTGGGGTTCAGCATGGAAGAGGTTGGCCAGCTACTCGCTTTATGGCAGGACCGCGAGCGGAGCAGCGCCGAGGTGAAAGCGCTTGCCGACAGGCACCTGCAAGACCTCGACGAGAAGATAGCCGGGCTGCAGGGCATGCGCGATACGCTGGCCGAGCTGGCGACCTGCTGCCGCGGCGACCATCGCCCGAACTGCCCTATACTTGCCCGCCTGGCTGAGGACCAACCCGTTAACGAATGA